From a single Glycine soja cultivar W05 chromosome 19, ASM419377v2, whole genome shotgun sequence genomic region:
- the LOC114398652 gene encoding uncharacterized protein LOC114398652 translates to MDLIKYIFEKPALSGRIARWQVLLSEFDIVYVTQKAINGSTLAGYLAQQSINDYHPMHPEFPDEDIMTLFEEEVEDEDRDKLIMLFDDASNALGHGVGAVLVSPNKQYISFTARLGFDCTNNIAEYEACALGIQAAINFKVKLLKVYGDSALVIHQLKGEWETRDHKLVPY, encoded by the coding sequence ATGGATCTAAtcaaatacatctttgaaaagcccgCTCTCAGTGGACGGATCGCTCGGTGGCAGGTTCTGTTGTCAGAGTTTGATATTGTTTATGTCACTCAGAAGGCGATAAATGGGAGTACTTTGGCAGGTTACCTGGCTCAACAGTCCATCAATGACTATCATCCTATGCATCCAGAATTCcctgatgaggacatcatgaccttgtttgaGGAGGAAGTAGAGGATGAAGACAGGGATAAATTGATCATGTTGTTTGACGACGCGTCTAATGCACTAGGCCATGgagttggggcagtattggtttCCCCAAACAAACAATATATATCTTTCACGGCTAGGTTAGGTTTTGACTGCACAAACAACATAGCTGAGTATGAGGCGTGTGCCCTTGGGATCCAAGCGGCAATCAACTTCAAGGTCAAATTGCTCAAGGTATACGGGGACTCGGCCTTGGTAATTCACCAGCTGAAGGGTGAATGGGAAACCAGAGACCATAAATTGGTGCCTTACTAG